A stretch of Natronococcus sp. CG52 DNA encodes these proteins:
- a CDS encoding YhjD/YihY/BrkB family envelope integrity protein, protein MTADARGTVSFVKAVVAGIQEKNVPFMAASIAYQAFISLIPLLVLVFFLVSIVGDEQLATEVAATTEGFLPESGQVLLEDSIEGSAATTGASIIGLVTLVWGSLKIFRGLDTAFSEIYESASENSFFEQLRDAFIVFGAIALALLAAGGATVVFAAFPEIPFIGLVNPLLLVVGLTVAFLPMYYFFPDVGVSVREILPGVVVAAVGWAALQSLFQVYVAVASDSEAAGPVGAILLLLTWLYFGGLILLAGAVVNATRSGRITLEDEEADEIAVRERRLARSRRTNEGLREGSERLRRERNMLQQNLEAHRERRYRLEDRVDELEATTRTLEAENERLRRELEVRDEPEWKQAVHEIASRVDTLRIGTIEDRSR, encoded by the coding sequence ATGACTGCCGACGCCCGTGGAACCGTCTCGTTCGTGAAGGCTGTCGTGGCCGGGATCCAGGAAAAGAACGTTCCCTTCATGGCCGCGAGCATCGCTTACCAGGCGTTCATCTCACTCATTCCGCTGCTCGTGCTCGTCTTCTTTCTCGTCTCGATCGTCGGAGACGAACAACTCGCCACCGAGGTCGCCGCGACGACCGAGGGCTTCCTGCCCGAGAGCGGCCAGGTTCTGCTGGAAGACTCCATCGAGGGGTCGGCCGCGACGACCGGCGCATCGATCATCGGGCTCGTCACGCTCGTGTGGGGGTCGCTGAAGATCTTCCGCGGACTGGACACCGCCTTCTCGGAGATCTACGAGTCCGCCAGTGAGAATTCCTTCTTCGAACAGCTTCGAGACGCGTTCATCGTCTTCGGAGCCATCGCGCTCGCACTCCTCGCCGCAGGGGGCGCGACCGTCGTCTTCGCGGCCTTCCCCGAGATTCCCTTCATCGGACTGGTGAACCCGCTCCTGCTCGTCGTCGGACTCACGGTCGCGTTCCTTCCGATGTACTACTTCTTCCCGGACGTCGGCGTCTCCGTCCGCGAGATACTCCCCGGCGTCGTCGTCGCCGCGGTCGGCTGGGCAGCACTCCAGTCGCTCTTCCAGGTGTACGTCGCCGTCGCGTCCGACTCGGAGGCGGCGGGACCGGTCGGAGCGATCCTGCTGTTGCTCACGTGGCTGTACTTCGGCGGGCTGATTCTGCTCGCGGGCGCCGTCGTCAACGCGACGCGGTCGGGCCGAATCACCCTCGAGGACGAGGAGGCCGACGAGATTGCGGTTCGCGAACGCAGACTCGCTCGCAGTCGACGAACGAACGAGGGATTGCGCGAGGGGAGCGAGCGACTCCGGCGGGAGCGAAACATGCTCCAACAGAACCTCGAGGCGCACCGGGAACGACGGTACCGACTCGAGGACCGAGTCGACGAACTCGAAGCGACGACGCGGACGCTCGAGGCGGAGAACGAACGCCTGCGCCGCGAACTCGAGGTCCGTGACGAACCCGAGTGGAAGCAGGCGGTCCACGAGATCGCCTCGCGGGTCGACACGCTCCGGATCGGCACGATCGAGGACCGGAGCCGATGA
- the dpsA gene encoding DNA starvation/stationary phase protection protein DpsA, whose protein sequence is MSTQKTVRQSADAVEENELRLEQDKAEQIVDALNTELANAYVLYHQLKKHHWVVEGAEFLPLHEFFEEAYENVEEAADIIAERAQALGGVPVSGPANQQERATVEFEGEDVYDIRTMMQNDLEMYGEIIASLRDSIELADNLGDYATAEILREILVTTEEDAHHFEHYLEDDTLVLEEATK, encoded by the coding sequence ATGAGCACCCAGAAGACCGTCCGTCAATCGGCCGACGCCGTCGAGGAGAACGAACTGCGCCTCGAACAGGACAAAGCCGAGCAGATCGTCGACGCACTGAACACGGAGCTCGCGAACGCGTACGTGCTGTACCACCAGCTCAAGAAACACCACTGGGTCGTCGAGGGCGCTGAGTTCCTGCCGCTCCACGAGTTCTTCGAGGAGGCCTACGAGAACGTCGAGGAGGCCGCGGACATCATCGCCGAACGAGCCCAGGCGCTCGGCGGCGTCCCCGTCTCCGGACCCGCGAACCAACAGGAACGCGCAACGGTCGAGTTCGAGGGCGAGGACGTCTACGACATCCGGACGATGATGCAAAACGACCTCGAGATGTACGGCGAGATCATCGCGTCGCTGCGCGACAGCATCGAACTCGCCGATAACCTCGGCGACTACGCCACCGCCGAGATCCTGCGCGAGATCCTCGTCACCACCGAGGAAGACGCCCACCACTTCGAGCACTACCTCGAGGACGACACCCTGGTGCTCGAAGAGGCGACGAAGTAA
- a CDS encoding macro domain-containing protein: MEFDVIQGNIAEQSAGALVNAAGTSLEMGSGVAGALRDRAGEEINEEATEKGPIDLGEAAATDAYDLNADYVIHAAAMPHYGDGQATGESIRDATRNALENADDLGCRSIVVPALGCGVAGFDLEAGAAIIGEEIENYEPEHVEEVRLIGYSDEEYEAIRAATGKATESEQGEAEADR; encoded by the coding sequence ATGGAGTTCGACGTTATCCAGGGAAATATCGCCGAACAGTCCGCCGGTGCGCTGGTCAACGCCGCCGGCACGAGCCTCGAGATGGGCTCCGGCGTCGCCGGCGCGCTCCGCGATCGGGCCGGCGAAGAGATCAACGAAGAGGCCACGGAAAAGGGGCCGATCGATCTCGGCGAGGCCGCTGCCACCGACGCGTACGACCTGAACGCCGATTACGTCATCCACGCCGCCGCGATGCCGCACTACGGCGATGGCCAGGCGACCGGCGAGAGCATCCGCGACGCGACGCGAAACGCCCTCGAGAACGCCGACGACCTGGGGTGTCGGTCGATCGTCGTGCCGGCGCTCGGCTGCGGCGTCGCCGGCTTCGACCTCGAGGCGGGTGCCGCGATCATCGGCGAGGAGATCGAGAACTACGAGCCGGAGCACGTAGAGGAAGTTCGGCTCATCGGCTACAGCGACGAGGAGTACGAGGCGATTCGCGCGGCGACCGGAAAGGCGACCGAATCCGAGCAGGGAGAAGCCGAAGCGGACCGATGA